The Litorilinea aerophila DNA window ACCGCCCCCGGCTGTCCCGCTGGATACGCCCCTGGCCGCTGAGGTTCGGGCCGGCACATCCGAAGCCCTCTACCAGATTTCCCTGGACAGCATCTACACGGTGTTGACCGCCACGCTGGACGCGCCGGGCGATAGCTGGAACCTGACCCTGTTGGACCGGTTGGTGGACGGAGCAGTCAACGCCGGCGGCAGTGGCCAGCTCACCCTGACGGAGCTCCTGCCGGGCACCTATTACCTGTGGGTCCAGGCCCCGACCGCGGTGGATAGTGCCCAGCCCTTCACCCTGACTGTGACCGGCGCGGCCGGCGACCCCATCCCGCGGCTGGAGAACCAGGCGGCCGCCCCAGGTGAATTTGCCGAGGGCGAGGAGCAACACACCTACTGGCTGTCGGTTCCCCAGGCAGGCAGCCTGATCACCCTGTCCCTCCAGGTGGAAAGCCCGGACGTGAATTACACGATCCAGGCGGGTCTCCAGCCCGGTGCGCCCCTCTGGCGTGGAGAGGACGACGCTCCCCTGCGCTTTGTGGCGCCCCGGCCAGGCACCTACCTGGTGGACGTGCTCAGCAACGGCACCCCCGGCCCCTACACCCTCCTGGCTGAGGTGGCTGATCCGGTCGTAGCCCTGGATCCGGCCGCGCCTACCTGGGACCAGATCGGCCCAGGGGAAACTGCCTTCTACCGCCTGACGGTGGATGCGCCTGACCAGCTCCTCACCGTCATCCTGGTGGGCAACCCTGCCGCAGAGCTGGACCTGGCGGTCACGTGGGTGGACCCGGACACGGGCCAGCTCCAGACGGCCTCCTCGACGGGCGAAGGCTCGGTGGAAGTGGTCAGCCAGAGCCGAACGGTGCCAGGCATCTACCAGGTGGCCGTGCAGGCCGGCGCGGTGGGCGGGCCATACCTGTTGATGGTCCGCCTGGAGGATCCCTCACTGCTGGGCAGCCAGTGGGCCATCGAGGCCACGGCCAGCAGCCAATATGGCGAGACCAGCTATTCGGCCACCCAGGCTACCGGCGCACCGGACACCCCCGTCCCCGGCGACTTCCCCACGGCCTGGGCCCCCGAGAACCCGGACGACGGCCTGCAAACCCTGGAGCTGCGCTACGCCCACCCGGTGTTCCCGACAGCCATCCGGATTTATGAAACCTACAATCCGGGAGCCGTCGTGGCAGTGGAGGCGTACAACGGGGAAGCGGACGAATGGGTCACCCTGTGGTCCGGCCAGGATCCCAGCCAGGAGGCGCCCGCGGCCTTCAGTCCCCCCATCACCCCGACCGACTTCGCCACCGACCGGCTGCGCCTCACCCTGGACACAGACGTGGTGCCCGGCTGGAATGAAATCGACGCGGTCCAATTGATCGGCCGCCCGTAGTCCGGCGTGCAGTGAACCCACCGTGAAGAAGTGACCTCGTGAAGCGACGTCATCAGGGGACGATCCGATGGATCGCCCCCTCTTCGTGGCCGCCCCACGGGAGAGCACCCCGCGGCTGCCATCTGGTTGCATTTCAAAGCAAAGCCGGTACAATAGGGCCAACGCTAACCATGGCGGCGCCAATCGTCCGTTGATGGCATGGGCCGGAAGACGCAGGCACCGCCGTTGAGACCGGAAAGTGAGCCATGAACACCCACCCTGAGTCCACCTCCCCCCTCGAGGACCGTCGGCGGTATCATCAGCCGGTCCTGGCTTTTATCGACTGTGACATCGTCAGCGGCAAGGACGAGCTCGCCCGGGAGCAGCTGCTCACCAACGTGGGGCGCTACCGCTCCACCGGCGTGGCCCCCCTCTGGGTGAACTGGCTGCGTCAGCGGGCCGACCTGCGCTTCGTCTGCCTGGTGCGGGATCTTTCGGAATTCAACGATTTCATCCTGGACGTGGTACGCAGCGCCGAAGGGGTCCGGGAAACCCGCACCATCCTCAGCTTTGGGGGGCGCGCCGACATCGACATGCTGCTGGAGCTGGAGATGGAGGTGAGCCCCAACAGCCCCACCGTGGCCAGCAACGTCATGATCGACGTGCAGCCCGGCCTGGACCGGCGCTGCTTCCAGGCGCTGCTGGAGTTGCCGCCCCACCCCGACGTACGCCCGGTCTGGCTGCTGAACTGCTACCACAGCGCCAACGCGGATCTGACGTTGCTGCTTTTGGGCAAAAACATCGCCGCGCTGACCGGCTACGTGATGAGCTGGGTGCGGACGACGCCCGGCGTCATCGACACGGAGATGAGCACCGTGCTGGACTGGCGATGGCTGGCCGCGCCCGACGACATCGTGGAACTTTGCGAGCTCTTCTTCACCCACAATTACCGGGGACAGTCCCGTCAGGGGCAACGGCTCTGGGCCCGAAGTCGGAGGACCGGCACGCCCGAGGATCCGGCCGTACGCCAGGCAGAAGGGGAACGCTGAGGCCCAGCCTGAGCTTCAGGGGCGCAGGTGCCGGGCCACAAAATGGTGGCTGAGGGCCCGGAAGCGCCCCCAGTCCCCCCAGGCCGGCACTCGCTCGCCCAGGCTGGCCAGACTCTCGGCCACGGCGGGCAGTTCCGTCAGGGGGCACCAACGCCAATCGCTGATCTCTTCCGAAGGATCCTGAACCTGCAGAACCGCGCCCGACGGCATCCGCACCAGGAAGTGGTAGGTGGCAAACGGGAAACGCTGGCCCAAGGTCTTGTGGTGAAACTCGTACGCCACCACGCCCAGGAAGCCTTCCAGCCGAAGCTGCTCCTGGGCATCCCCAAACACCAGCCCCGTCTCCTCATACACCTCCCGGGCCAGGGTTTCCAGGACCGTATGGCCGGGATGCACGCCGCCGGTGGGCAGACGATAGGCGCCCGGCGGGTAGATGTGCTTGGTGTGTAACAGCAGGCCGGCGGAAATCTCTTCTTGAATCATCACATAGCAGATCTCGGCCCGGCGGCCATCGCTCAGCAGGCGCTGATGCTCCCGGGTGAGGAAGGGCGTGTCCACCTCGAGATGGCAATGCTCCACGGGCGCCGCCCCCCACCGGCGGGTCAGGTGCGCCAGTTCTTCGGCATCCAACGGCTGGGTCAGGACAGTCAAGGAAACCTCCTTCTAATCTGCGAAAACTGTAGTTTCGACAGCG harbors:
- a CDS encoding NUDIX hydrolase translates to MTVLTQPLDAEELAHLTRRWGAAPVEHCHLEVDTPFLTREHQRLLSDGRRAEICYVMIQEEISAGLLLHTKHIYPPGAYRLPTGGVHPGHTVLETLAREVYEETGLVFGDAQEQLRLEGFLGVVAYEFHHKTLGQRFPFATYHFLVRMPSGAVLQVQDPSEEISDWRWCPLTELPAVAESLASLGERVPAWGDWGRFRALSHHFVARHLRP